One Triticum dicoccoides isolate Atlit2015 ecotype Zavitan chromosome 5B, WEW_v2.0, whole genome shotgun sequence genomic window carries:
- the LOC119310404 gene encoding AAA-ATPase At3g50940-like, whose amino-acid sequence MPSSSSYEKAKEVMAMATSVAASMMLVRSLANDLIPPEARSLLSYCLSGLQSRMAWRHTIVVEKTDGYYTNNVFYSVKTYLASRMETDNATRDVQRLRLSSGGLDDDDDPEKLVFGMEEGEEMIEVYQGAEFRWSLHSHDLPGDSSTTLGRGGGKQYYELTFHKKHKDKAIKAYVPHILATAKEIRDKDRPLTIYMNDGSDWSPMDLNHPSTFDTLAMDRTLKHSVIDDLDKFIKRKAYFKKIGKAWKRGYLLHGPPGTGKSSLIAAIANHLRFDIYDLELTGVHSNSDLRKLLIGMTNQSVLVIEDIDCTIDLKQRDDTSNASSAKDENNKQVTLSGLLNIIDGLWSTSGEERIIVFTTNYKDRLDPALLRPGRMDMHVHMGYCTTEAFRILVNNYHSIDYHATYPQIEELIAEVEVTPAEVAETLTRSEEPDVVLHALIDLLNSKKELLAESASAYKEEDSGDDAKEEEEDCYDAKDNGDDDDNDNDET is encoded by the coding sequence ATGCCTTCGTCGTCGTCCTACGAGAAGGCGAAAGAGGTCATGGCCATGGCCACGTCCGTCGCCGCGTCCATGATGCTGGTGCGCAGCCTCGCCAACGACCTGATCCCGCCCGAGGCGCGCAGCCTGCTCTCCTACTGCCTCAGCGGCCTGCAGTCCCGCATGGCGTGGCGCCACACCATCGTCGTCGAGAAGACCGACGGGTATTACACCAACAACGTCTTCTACTCCGTCAAGACCTACCTCGCGTCGCGCATGGAGACCGACAACGCCACCCGCGACGTGCAGCGCCTGCGCCTCAGCAGCGGCGGcttggacgacgacgacgaccccgAGAAGCTCGTCTTCGGCATGGAGGAGGGCGAGGAGATGATCGAGGTCTACCAAGGCGCCGAGTTCAGATGGAGCCTCCACTCCCACGACCTCCCCGGCGACTCCTCCACCACCCTCGGCCGCGGCGGCGGCAAGCAGTACTATGAGCTCACCTTCCACAAGAAGCACAAGGACAAGGCCATCAAAGCATACGTCCCCCACATCCTCGCCACCGCCAAGGAGATAAGGGACAAGGACAGGCCTCTCACCATCTACATGAACGACGGCTCCGACTGGTCTCCCATGGacctcaaccacccctccaccttcgACACGCTCGCCATGGACCGCACGCTCAAGCACTCCGTCATCGACGACCTCGACAAGTTCATCAAAAGAAAGGCATACTTCAAGAAGATCGGTAAGGCCTGGAAGAGGGGCTACCTCCTACACGGCCCGCCCGGCACCGGCAAGTCCAGcctcatcgccgccatcgccaACCACCTCAGGTTCGACATATACGACCTCGAGCTCACCGGCGTCCACAGCAACTCCGACCTCAGGAAGCTTCTCATCGGGATGACCAACCAGTCCGTCCTCGTCATCGAGGACATCGACTGCACCATTGACCTCAAACAACGAGATGATACTAGTAATGCTTCTAGCGCCAAGGACGAGAACAACAAGCAGGTAACCTTGTCCGGGCTTCTCAACATCATCGACGGCCTATGGTCCACCAGCGGGGAGGAGAGGATCATCGTCTTCACGACCAATTACAAGGACCGTCTCGACCCCGCGCTTCTACGACCCGGGAGGATGGACATGCACGTCCACATGGGCTACTGCACCACCGAGGCCTTCAGGATTCTCGTCAACAACTACCACTCCATCGACTACCATGCCACGTACCCACAGATTGAGGAGCTGATAGCCGAGGTGGAAGTGACGCCTGCGGAGGTCGCCGAGACCTTGACGAGGAGCGAAGAGCCTGATGTCGTGCTCCATGCTCTTATCGATCTCCTAAACTCAAAGAAAGAATTGTTGGCAGAATCTGCTAGTGCCTACAAGGAGGAGGATTCTGGTGATGATgctaaggaggaggaggaggattgcTATGATGCTAAGGATAATGGCGACGATGATGATAATGATAACGACGAGACATAA